In a genomic window of Sporosarcina trichiuri:
- the spo0A gene encoding sporulation transcription factor Spo0A: protein MGKIKIAIADDNKELVKTMSAYFEKHPEIEVIWTAPNGKICLRSLGEAVPDVLLLDIIMPYLDGIAVLENIRQQEAYANVKIIMLTAFGQEDVMTQAAGLGASYFMLKPFEFEQLVNQVFQAAQIQKPAKAQAPAQQEARTDEAVSQKVLDTAITSTIKEIGVPAHIKGYSYLREAIHMVYADHDLLGAVTKILYPEIAEKYKTTPSRVERAIRHAIEVAWNRGNYEVISKTFGYTVHHLKSKPTNSEFIAMIADKIRIEHMAS from the coding sequence ATGGGGAAAATTAAAATAGCAATCGCAGATGATAATAAAGAACTTGTGAAAACGATGAGTGCATACTTTGAGAAACACCCCGAAATTGAAGTGATCTGGACAGCACCAAACGGGAAAATCTGCCTTCGTAGCCTGGGAGAAGCTGTTCCGGACGTACTGCTGCTGGATATCATCATGCCGTATCTTGACGGAATCGCCGTATTGGAGAATATCCGACAGCAGGAAGCGTATGCGAATGTCAAAATTATCATGCTGACCGCTTTCGGTCAGGAAGATGTCATGACACAGGCGGCGGGCCTTGGCGCTTCGTATTTCATGCTGAAGCCGTTTGAATTCGAACAGCTCGTCAACCAAGTGTTCCAGGCAGCGCAGATCCAGAAACCGGCCAAAGCGCAGGCTCCGGCCCAACAGGAGGCCCGGACTGATGAAGCTGTGTCCCAGAAGGTCCTGGATACGGCCATCACGTCCACTATCAAGGAGATCGGTGTGCCGGCCCATATTAAAGGCTATTCCTATTTGCGTGAAGCGATCCACATGGTCTATGCAGACCATGATCTGCTGGGAGCAGTGACGAAGATCCTGTATCCTGAAATAGCGGAAAAATACAAAACAACTCCATCCCGTGTCGAGCGGGCGATCCGGCATGCGATTGAAGTGGCCTGGAACCGGGGGAATTACGAAGTGATTTCAAAAACATTCGGTTACACCGTCCACCATTTGAAGAGCAAACCGACAAACAGCGAGTTCATCGCCATGATAGCGGACAAGATCCGGATTGAACACATGGCCAGCTGA
- a CDS encoding SpoIVB peptidase S55 domain-containing protein: protein MEWNRQLKAIMASAAAMVMLFTGSITVLAAPATLIPMGNSISIQLALSGVFVTNDIPLSKGDGLLKAGDQVAAVDGVSVNSLESLTDAAASLKDDGTVKLSIMRDGREKVFETDGLSFKRSLSFLKDTTEGTGTLTYVDITEKTYGALGHQIIDSSFNSAPDFKTGSIYLSEIEQIKKSSPGHPGYKISSILDQNETLGTIVTNSVVGIFGEWNASYKEVLTKPMEVMQPDELALGPAEILTTIEGTKVESFKINVTDSSADAFKFTLTDERLLEKTGGILQGMSGSPVIQDGKFVGAVTHMFVDQPAKGAGLFLDKMTEQGS, encoded by the coding sequence ATGGAATGGAATAGACAGCTGAAAGCGATCATGGCATCCGCTGCGGCAATGGTGATGCTGTTCACGGGGTCCATAACGGTTCTCGCTGCGCCGGCAACATTGATCCCGATGGGGAATTCGATCAGTATCCAGCTGGCACTGTCGGGAGTTTTCGTTACAAATGATATCCCATTATCCAAAGGGGACGGACTCTTGAAGGCGGGAGATCAGGTCGCTGCTGTTGATGGTGTTTCTGTGAATTCCCTGGAATCTCTGACGGATGCAGCAGCATCCCTCAAGGACGATGGGACGGTAAAGCTGTCCATCATGCGGGACGGCCGTGAAAAGGTGTTCGAAACGGATGGCTTATCCTTCAAACGGTCGCTGTCGTTCCTGAAAGACACGACGGAAGGGACCGGGACACTTACGTATGTGGATATCACAGAGAAAACATATGGCGCTCTCGGTCATCAGATCATCGACAGTTCGTTCAACAGTGCGCCGGACTTCAAAACTGGTTCAATCTATCTGTCCGAAATCGAACAGATCAAAAAGAGTTCGCCTGGACATCCAGGATATAAGATCTCTTCCATCCTCGATCAGAATGAGACACTCGGCACAATTGTGACCAACAGTGTGGTCGGTATTTTCGGTGAATGGAACGCTTCTTATAAAGAAGTCTTGACGAAACCAATGGAAGTTATGCAGCCGGACGAACTCGCTCTCGGTCCAGCCGAGATCTTGACAACCATTGAAGGGACAAAAGTGGAATCATTCAAGATCAATGTGACTGATTCGTCAGCGGATGCTTTCAAATTCACGCTGACAGATGAACGGCTGCTGGAAAAGACCGGCGGCATCCTGCAGGGGATGAGCGGAAGTCCTGTCATCCAGGACGGGAAGTTCGTCGGAGCCGTCACGCACATGTTTGTTGACCAGCCTGCAAAAGGAGCCGGTCTATTCCTCGATAAAATGACAGAGCAAGGCAGCTGA
- the recN gene encoding DNA repair protein RecN produces the protein MLSELSIKNFAIIEALDVSFEEGLTVLTGETGAGKSIIIDAVQLVAGGRGSVEFIRHGTKKAELEAMFSIPDADHPVFRKMQEFGIEAEEGTIILRRELNLNGKTTCRVNGKLVTIAILREIGSQLIDIHGQHENQELMHQKQHIHLLDAFAGQPFKSSMKSYSGLYEDYVKLRKKLSLASENEQQIAQRIDLYSFQLREIDEASLQAGEEESLESERLKLQHFHRLFDRLTSAYDALQGDSHALDLLGNAMSDLEDAASVDKDLAGFAETAGESFYSLQDIAHDIKVIIDEMEYEPNRLETVEDRLALITSLKRKYGSSIEDILLYRDKIADKLDELVNRDGRIEKEQEKLKHLRADLEIEAGELSEIRNQSAKMLEEAIMEQLRQLHMEKAVFQVRIDRKEAGTFDYNGFDDVAFYISTNVGEPMKPLVKVASGGELSRVMLGLKTIFSKHQGITSIIFDEVDTGVSGRVAQAIAEKIAAVARNSQVLCISHLPQVAAMADHHYLIQKEVTDERTRTSIRDVMEDERTRELSRMLSGAEVTPLTLRHADELLQLAEARKSEL, from the coding sequence TTGTTAAGTGAACTTTCGATCAAGAATTTTGCAATCATAGAAGCGCTGGATGTGTCCTTCGAAGAGGGACTGACAGTACTGACGGGCGAAACAGGTGCCGGGAAATCGATCATCATCGATGCAGTCCAGCTGGTCGCAGGCGGGAGAGGTTCGGTTGAATTCATACGGCACGGGACGAAGAAGGCGGAGTTGGAAGCGATGTTCTCCATTCCGGATGCGGACCATCCCGTATTCAGGAAGATGCAGGAGTTCGGAATTGAAGCGGAAGAAGGTACGATCATCCTGCGCAGGGAGCTGAACCTGAATGGGAAGACGACCTGCCGGGTGAACGGCAAGCTTGTGACCATCGCCATTCTGCGTGAAATCGGCTCCCAGCTGATCGACATCCACGGTCAGCATGAAAACCAGGAACTGATGCATCAGAAACAGCACATCCACCTGCTGGATGCATTTGCCGGGCAGCCATTCAAATCGTCCATGAAAAGTTACAGCGGTCTATATGAGGATTACGTGAAATTACGGAAGAAACTGAGCCTTGCCTCGGAAAACGAACAGCAGATCGCACAGCGTATCGATCTGTACTCGTTCCAGCTGCGGGAAATCGATGAAGCCTCCCTGCAGGCAGGGGAAGAGGAATCACTGGAGAGCGAACGGCTGAAACTCCAGCATTTCCATCGGCTGTTCGATCGCCTGACTAGTGCGTATGATGCCCTGCAGGGGGATTCACATGCACTCGATCTACTTGGCAATGCAATGAGCGATCTGGAAGACGCCGCCTCCGTCGATAAGGATCTCGCAGGCTTCGCAGAGACGGCGGGGGAAAGTTTCTACTCTCTGCAGGACATTGCTCATGATATCAAAGTCATCATTGACGAGATGGAGTACGAGCCGAACCGCCTTGAAACTGTGGAAGACCGGCTGGCACTGATTACATCGCTGAAGAGGAAATATGGTTCCTCCATCGAAGATATCCTGCTGTACCGCGACAAGATCGCGGACAAGCTGGACGAACTGGTGAACCGGGACGGCCGAATCGAAAAAGAACAGGAAAAGCTCAAGCATCTCCGGGCTGACCTGGAAATCGAAGCCGGCGAACTGTCCGAGATCCGGAATCAGTCCGCCAAAATGCTGGAAGAAGCCATTATGGAGCAGCTGAGGCAGCTGCACATGGAAAAGGCGGTATTCCAGGTGAGGATCGATCGGAAAGAGGCAGGGACGTTCGATTATAATGGATTTGACGACGTCGCTTTCTATATTTCAACAAATGTCGGGGAACCGATGAAGCCGCTGGTGAAAGTCGCCTCCGGCGGTGAACTGTCGCGTGTCATGCTCGGGCTGAAGACCATATTCTCGAAACACCAGGGGATCACGTCGATCATTTTCGATGAAGTCGACACAGGGGTGAGCGGCCGGGTGGCACAGGCGATTGCTGAAAAAATCGCTGCCGTCGCCAGGAATTCCCAAGTTTTATGTATTTCCCATCTGCCGCAAGTCGCCGCCATGGCGGATCACCATTACCTCATTCAAAAAGAGGTGACGGACGAACGGACACGGACATCGATCCGCGATGTGATGGAGGATGAACGGACACGGGAACTGTCGCGGATGCTGTCCGGAGCTGAAGTGACACCGCTCACACTGCGGCATGCAGACGAGCTGCTCCAGCTGGCGGAAGCAAGGAAATCCGAATTATGA
- the ahrC gene encoding transcriptional regulator AhrC/ArgR: MNKGQRHLRIREIILEQEIETQDQLVEALKNSGADVTQATVSRDIKELHLFKTPMQNGRYKYSLPASPQFNIEDKLHRMLTDAFISMDGASHFLILKTLPGNAHAVGSLIDHLEWQEMLGTICGDDTCMIICRTEHAAGIVRDRLLAML, encoded by the coding sequence ATGAACAAAGGGCAGCGGCATCTCAGGATCCGTGAAATCATACTGGAACAGGAGATTGAAACGCAGGACCAGCTGGTGGAAGCGCTCAAGAATTCAGGGGCTGATGTCACCCAGGCGACGGTTTCCCGGGATATCAAGGAGCTCCACCTGTTCAAGACGCCAATGCAGAACGGTCGATATAAGTACAGTCTGCCGGCCAGTCCTCAATTCAACATTGAAGACAAGCTCCATCGAATGCTGACGGATGCGTTCATCAGCATGGACGGAGCGAGTCATTTTCTCATATTGAAAACACTGCCGGGCAATGCCCATGCAGTCGGTTCCCTTATTGATCATCTGGAATGGCAGGAGATGCTCGGCACTATTTGCGGCGATGACACGTGCATGATCATCTGCCGGACGGAACATGCAGCGGGCATAGTCAGGGACCGTCTGCTCGCAATGCTGTAA
- a CDS encoding TlyA family RNA methyltransferase, with the protein MTNTDPKERVDILLVQRGLAETREQAKRAIMAGLVFSNETRMDKPGEKIKSSSPLQVKGNTLKYVSRGGLKLEKALNEFDTSPSGQIMLDIGSSTGGFTDCALQNGAVHCYALDVGTNQLAWKIRSDERVTVMEQCNFRYATPDMFTQGLPGFATIDVSFISLALILPPLKKILVPGGEVIALVKPQFEAGRENVGKKGIVRDSGVHVQVLKDVAAFAAENGFGLRNMTYSPVTGGEGNIEFLYHLVSEEDPATGYEEEDFKRLSMEAHSALSS; encoded by the coding sequence ATGACCAACACCGATCCGAAAGAACGGGTGGACATACTCCTCGTCCAGCGCGGTCTCGCCGAAACGAGAGAACAGGCGAAACGTGCCATCATGGCAGGCCTGGTGTTCTCGAATGAAACAAGGATGGACAAACCTGGGGAAAAGATCAAGTCCTCCTCTCCGCTGCAAGTGAAGGGGAATACGCTGAAATATGTCAGCAGAGGCGGATTGAAACTTGAAAAGGCTCTGAATGAGTTCGATACGTCCCCTTCCGGACAGATCATGCTGGATATCGGTTCATCGACCGGCGGCTTTACGGATTGTGCGCTACAGAACGGTGCCGTGCACTGTTATGCTCTGGATGTAGGCACAAACCAGCTGGCCTGGAAAATCCGGTCCGACGAACGGGTGACAGTGATGGAACAGTGCAATTTCCGCTATGCCACACCCGATATGTTCACGCAGGGATTACCGGGATTCGCGACGATCGATGTCTCATTCATATCACTGGCGCTGATCCTTCCCCCTCTTAAGAAAATCCTCGTTCCAGGCGGTGAGGTGATCGCGCTTGTGAAACCGCAGTTTGAAGCAGGCAGGGAAAATGTCGGGAAGAAGGGCATTGTCCGTGATTCCGGTGTCCATGTACAGGTGCTGAAAGATGTGGCGGCATTTGCGGCGGAAAATGGGTTCGGTCTGCGGAACATGACATATTCGCCGGTGACGGGCGGTGAAGGGAATATCGAGTTTCTCTACCACCTTGTTTCAGAAGAAGACCCCGCCACCGGATACGAGGAAGAAGATTTTAAACGGCTGTCAATGGAGGCGCATTCAGCCTTGAGCAGTTAA
- the dxs gene encoding 1-deoxy-D-xylulose-5-phosphate synthase produces MDLTKISSPSDIKSLNTEEMKELAADIRKFLINKCSVTGGHIGPNLGVVELTIALHKFFDSPDDKFIWDVGHQAYVHKILTGRADEFDTLRKYKGLSGFPKRAESEHDVWETGHSSTSLSAAMGMAAARDIKGGHNHVIPIIGDGALTGGMALEALNHIGHEKTDMIVILNDNEMSIAPNVGALHSILGKLRTAGKYNSVKDDIEDLIKKIPAVGGKMASIVERLKDSLKYLVVSGVFFEELGFTYLGPIDGHDFNELERNLLYAKKVEGPVLLHVITKKGKGYHPAENDKIGTWHGTGPYKIETGDFVKSPAKGPSWSGLVAATVARIARTDKRVATITPAMPVGSKLEGFAAEFPDRFYDVGIAEQHAATMAAGMATQGMKPFLSIYSTFLQRAYDQVVHDIARQNLNVFIGIDRAGLVGADGETHQGVFDIAFLRHVPNMVIMMPKDENEGQHMVNTAIAYDDGPIAMRYPRGNGFGIPMDEELQVLPIGSWEILAEGADASILTFGTTIPMAFEAREILAERGIDAAVVNARFIKPLDTAMLDELFAAGKPIITVEEAILAGGFGSAVLEYADDSGVSAPIYRMGIPDQFIEHGDVDALLAEIGMTPAVLADMTADAIAAADRKKELR; encoded by the coding sequence ATGGATCTTACAAAGATCAGCAGTCCATCGGATATTAAAAGTTTGAATACGGAAGAGATGAAGGAACTGGCAGCGGACATCCGGAAGTTTCTCATCAATAAATGCTCCGTCACGGGCGGCCATATCGGACCGAACCTTGGTGTTGTCGAATTGACGATCGCCCTGCACAAGTTCTTCGACAGTCCTGACGACAAGTTCATCTGGGATGTCGGACATCAAGCGTACGTCCACAAAATCCTGACCGGCCGTGCAGACGAGTTTGACACGCTCCGGAAATACAAAGGATTGAGCGGGTTCCCGAAACGGGCGGAAAGCGAGCATGACGTCTGGGAGACAGGACACAGTTCGACCTCCCTGTCCGCTGCGATGGGCATGGCTGCAGCACGGGATATCAAGGGCGGGCATAATCATGTGATCCCTATTATCGGTGACGGTGCACTGACCGGCGGGATGGCGCTTGAAGCGCTCAACCATATCGGACATGAAAAGACGGATATGATCGTCATCCTCAACGATAATGAGATGTCCATCGCACCGAACGTCGGCGCATTGCACTCCATTCTCGGAAAACTGAGAACTGCCGGGAAGTACAACAGCGTCAAGGACGATATTGAGGACCTGATCAAAAAAATACCGGCTGTCGGCGGCAAGATGGCTTCCATCGTGGAACGGCTGAAAGACAGCCTGAAGTATCTCGTCGTCTCGGGTGTGTTCTTCGAAGAGCTCGGTTTTACGTATCTCGGGCCGATCGACGGTCACGACTTCAATGAGCTGGAGCGGAACCTCCTCTATGCCAAAAAAGTGGAAGGCCCGGTACTGCTGCACGTCATTACGAAAAAAGGTAAAGGCTACCATCCGGCGGAAAACGATAAGATCGGCACTTGGCATGGGACGGGCCCTTACAAGATCGAGACAGGGGACTTCGTGAAATCCCCTGCGAAAGGTCCTTCATGGAGCGGACTTGTGGCAGCTACGGTCGCCCGGATTGCCCGTACCGATAAACGGGTGGCGACGATTACACCGGCCATGCCGGTCGGTTCGAAGCTGGAAGGGTTCGCGGCTGAATTCCCGGATCGCTTCTATGACGTAGGTATCGCAGAGCAGCACGCAGCAACGATGGCTGCCGGAATGGCGACACAAGGTATGAAACCGTTCCTGTCCATCTATTCCACCTTCCTGCAGCGCGCCTATGACCAGGTCGTCCATGATATCGCACGTCAGAACCTGAATGTATTCATCGGCATTGACCGTGCCGGACTGGTCGGAGCGGATGGGGAGACCCATCAGGGTGTATTCGATATTGCATTCCTCCGTCATGTGCCGAATATGGTGATCATGATGCCGAAAGATGAAAACGAAGGCCAGCACATGGTCAATACCGCAATTGCCTATGATGACGGACCGATTGCAATGAGATATCCGAGAGGCAACGGCTTCGGCATCCCGATGGATGAGGAGCTGCAGGTGCTGCCGATCGGTTCGTGGGAAATACTCGCAGAAGGTGCGGATGCCTCGATCCTGACATTCGGCACGACAATTCCCATGGCGTTCGAAGCGCGTGAAATACTCGCTGAACGGGGAATCGATGCAGCCGTCGTCAATGCGCGCTTCATCAAGCCGCTCGATACAGCGATGCTCGATGAGCTGTTCGCCGCCGGGAAACCGATCATCACAGTGGAAGAGGCGATCCTGGCAGGAGGATTCGGCAGTGCTGTCCTGGAATATGCTGACGACAGCGGAGTGTCTGCGCCGATTTACAGGATGGGGATCCCCGACCAATTCATTGAACACGGCGACGTCGATGCATTGCTCGCTGAAATCGGCATGACACCGGCAGTGCTTGCGGATATGACAGCAGATGCGATTGCCGCAGCCGACCGCAAAAAGGAGCTGCGATGA
- a CDS encoding polyprenyl synthetase family protein, protein MNEQLKQFMEEKLPLLHSHFEQLFERKEIPETLRKAMAYSVEAGGKRIRPLLLFAILEDLGKTSEDAVRTAGAIELIHTYSLIHDDLPSMDDDDFRRGNPTNHIVFGEAAAVLAGDALQTLAFEEIASLRHTPIETVVALLKSLAKASGAEGMVGGQILDMEGERRQLSLEELETIHARKTGALLSCCVECGGLLAQASSETLEHLRVFSSNIGLAFQIKDDILDMTASTEQLGKTANKDMESEKSTYPALLGLEGAEEKLKLHHSRAVDALQAIGLGSNSLAARIADYIIDRQA, encoded by the coding sequence GTGAATGAACAGCTGAAACAGTTCATGGAAGAAAAACTTCCTCTTTTACATAGCCATTTTGAGCAATTGTTCGAAAGAAAGGAAATTCCGGAGACTTTACGCAAAGCGATGGCCTATTCGGTCGAAGCAGGCGGTAAGCGTATCCGCCCGCTGCTTCTGTTTGCAATTCTGGAAGATCTGGGAAAAACGTCTGAAGACGCCGTCCGTACTGCCGGAGCGATTGAATTGATCCATACGTATTCCCTGATTCATGACGATCTGCCCTCCATGGATGATGATGATTTCCGACGGGGCAATCCGACGAACCATATCGTATTCGGGGAGGCCGCAGCTGTCCTAGCCGGCGATGCTTTGCAAACGCTTGCTTTTGAGGAGATCGCCTCGCTGCGTCATACACCTATTGAGACGGTGGTCGCCCTTCTCAAGTCGCTGGCCAAAGCATCCGGTGCCGAAGGAATGGTCGGAGGTCAGATCCTTGATATGGAAGGCGAGCGCAGGCAACTGTCGCTTGAGGAGCTTGAAACCATCCATGCACGTAAGACCGGTGCGCTTTTGTCCTGCTGTGTCGAGTGCGGAGGACTCCTCGCCCAGGCCTCTTCTGAGACATTGGAACACCTGCGCGTATTCTCATCCAATATCGGCCTCGCCTTCCAGATCAAAGACGATATCCTGGATATGACGGCATCCACTGAACAGCTCGGGAAAACAGCAAACAAAGACATGGAGAGCGAGAAGAGCACATACCCGGCGCTTCTCGGCCTCGAAGGCGCCGAAGAGAAATTGAAGCTTCATCACAGCCGTGCGGTCGATGCTCTGCAGGCAATCGGCCTCGGCAGCAATTCACTCGCCGCCCGGATTGCTGATTACATCATCGATCGTCAGGCATAG
- a CDS encoding exodeoxyribonuclease VII small subunit, which produces MENESMKFEDAMLQLEKIVQQLETGDVPLEDSITLYKKGMELSSFCQQKLQSAEKQLISIVDKDGTATPFDPSEGENASE; this is translated from the coding sequence ATGGAAAACGAATCCATGAAATTCGAAGATGCGATGCTGCAGCTGGAAAAGATCGTCCAGCAGCTCGAAACAGGCGACGTGCCACTGGAAGATTCCATCACGTTGTACAAGAAGGGGATGGAGCTTTCATCATTCTGCCAGCAGAAACTGCAGAGTGCGGAAAAACAGCTCATTTCCATTGTCGATAAGGACGGCACTGCCACACCGTTCGACCCTTCGGAAGGAGAGAACGCAAGTGAATGA
- the xseA gene encoding exodeoxyribonuclease VII large subunit: MANNPYLTVQAVTKYIKRKFDADRHLRNVYIKGELSNVKLHPSGHIYFTLKDEKSRIQSAMFRGNAANLKFRPESGMKVLIIGDINVYESSGQYQLYAQSMEPDGVGALFLAFEQLKEQLGKEGLFDPRWKQPLPWIPRKVGVITAKSGAAFRDICSTIGRRFPMAEIVLFPAAVQGKQAVPSIVEAIGQAGQRTDLDVLIVGRGGGSIEDLWAFNDEAVARALFSCRIPTISAVGHETDTTIADFVADRRAPTPTAAAEMAVPAQDELAGRILDRKRVIYRFLASRLQTEQKRLTRLKDSYPFAYPDRLYRPFIEKQALLEERLTRSRNDLLSRKDQELGRTVSRLQYVNPLVRVQHGLKELLASEGRLTRAVTHSTAVRQERFMTGIRMLQALNPLHVMERGFTIIYNGQDLVKSATGMKTGDIVDVRLQDGQAKAEIISVTLTEEES, encoded by the coding sequence TTGGCGAACAATCCATATTTGACCGTGCAGGCGGTGACAAAGTATATAAAGAGGAAATTCGATGCGGACCGGCACCTTCGGAATGTCTATATTAAGGGCGAGCTGTCGAATGTCAAACTCCATCCGAGCGGACACATCTACTTCACGCTGAAAGACGAAAAAAGCAGAATCCAGTCGGCCATGTTCCGCGGCAATGCAGCCAACTTGAAGTTCCGGCCGGAGAGCGGCATGAAAGTCCTTATTATCGGGGATATCAATGTATACGAAAGCAGCGGTCAGTATCAGCTGTATGCCCAGTCGATGGAACCGGACGGCGTCGGTGCTCTGTTCCTCGCTTTTGAACAGCTCAAGGAGCAGCTCGGGAAAGAAGGCCTGTTCGACCCGCGCTGGAAACAGCCGCTTCCCTGGATCCCCCGGAAAGTCGGTGTCATCACCGCGAAGTCCGGTGCTGCATTCCGTGATATCTGTTCGACCATCGGACGGCGGTTCCCGATGGCTGAAATCGTCCTGTTCCCGGCCGCTGTGCAGGGAAAGCAGGCAGTGCCCTCCATTGTGGAGGCGATCGGCCAGGCAGGACAGCGGACGGATCTCGATGTCCTGATCGTCGGCCGGGGCGGCGGATCGATCGAGGACTTATGGGCATTCAACGACGAAGCGGTCGCACGTGCGCTCTTTTCCTGCAGAATCCCGACGATCAGTGCTGTCGGGCACGAAACAGATACGACGATTGCGGATTTCGTGGCGGACCGGCGTGCCCCGACCCCGACAGCGGCTGCCGAAATGGCGGTTCCTGCGCAGGATGAACTGGCAGGCCGCATTTTGGATAGGAAGCGTGTGATCTACAGGTTCCTCGCTTCCCGGCTGCAGACTGAACAGAAAAGGCTGACCCGCCTGAAAGATTCCTATCCGTTTGCCTATCCGGATCGCCTGTACCGTCCGTTCATCGAGAAACAGGCGCTGCTGGAGGAAAGACTGACCCGCAGCCGGAACGACCTGCTGTCGCGGAAAGACCAGGAGCTCGGGAGGACGGTATCCCGCCTGCAATATGTCAATCCGCTCGTCCGTGTGCAACATGGTTTGAAAGAACTGCTTGCCTCTGAAGGCAGGCTCACCCGGGCCGTCACCCATTCGACTGCAGTCCGGCAGGAGCGGTTCATGACCGGCATCCGGATGCTGCAGGCGCTGAATCCGCTCCATGTGATGGAACGCGGCTTTACGATCATCTACAATGGGCAGGACCTTGTGAAAAGCGCAACAGGCATGAAAACCGGCGATATCGTGGATGTCAGGCTGCAGGACGGACAGGCCAAGGCGGAAATCATATCGGTGACACTGACTGAGGAGGAATCTTGA
- the folD gene encoding bifunctional methylenetetrahydrofolate dehydrogenase/methenyltetrahydrofolate cyclohydrolase FolD, with translation MGVIIDGKAIGEKIRKEIKADTERLIERGCRPGLAVVLVGDDQASRTYVRNKQKSSIEAGMKSELIELPVDVSQQALLNTVDRLNADPTIHGILVQLPLPPHIDESAVIQAISPKKDVDGFHPENVGKMIIGQDSFLSCTPAGILELLKQTGVDIAGKHAVILGRSNIVGKPMGQLLLQEDATVTYCHSKTRDLKSFTRQADILIAAIGRAEFIDADHIKEGAVVIDVGMNRDENGKRCGDVDFEGVKEKAGAITPVPGGVGPMTVTMLLKNTLKSAQRTCSNYISTNG, from the coding sequence ATGGGTGTAATCATTGACGGTAAAGCGATTGGTGAAAAGATCAGAAAAGAGATCAAGGCGGATACGGAACGTCTGATCGAGCGCGGCTGCAGGCCGGGCCTTGCAGTGGTGCTGGTCGGAGACGATCAGGCATCCAGAACCTACGTACGGAACAAACAGAAATCGAGCATCGAGGCAGGTATGAAATCCGAGCTGATTGAACTGCCTGTCGACGTCAGCCAGCAGGCACTCCTGAATACGGTGGACCGGCTCAATGCCGATCCAACCATACATGGCATCCTTGTGCAGCTGCCGCTGCCGCCTCATATAGACGAAAGTGCTGTCATCCAGGCGATTTCCCCTAAGAAGGACGTCGACGGCTTCCATCCTGAAAATGTCGGCAAGATGATCATCGGCCAGGATTCCTTCCTGTCATGCACGCCGGCAGGCATCTTGGAACTTCTGAAACAGACAGGTGTGGACATCGCAGGCAAACATGCGGTCATCCTCGGGCGCAGCAATATTGTCGGCAAGCCGATGGGACAGCTTCTTCTCCAGGAAGACGCGACCGTCACCTATTGCCATTCGAAGACCCGGGACCTCAAATCATTCACCCGGCAGGCGGATATCCTGATTGCGGCGATCGGCCGCGCGGAATTCATCGATGCCGACCATATCAAAGAAGGCGCGGTCGTCATCGATGTCGGCATGAACCGGGATGAGAACGGGAAACGGTGCGGCGATGTGGATTTCGAGGGCGTCAAAGAAAAAGCCGGCGCCATCACACCGGTGCCCGGCGGGGTCGGCCCGATGACAGTGACGATGCTGCTGAAAAACACACTGAAGAGTGCGCAGCGAACATGCAGCAACTATATTTCCACAAATGGCTGA
- the nusB gene encoding transcription antitermination factor NusB, producing MKRREAREKAVQTLFQLDGMDLPAEEAIGYIIEGPVDPFYETLVKGTKEHQEEIDEVLISKLENWSLARLPKIERTVLRLAAFELLYNDDVPHKVAVNEAIELCKTFGDEKSGRFVNGVLSKF from the coding sequence ATGAAACGAAGAGAAGCGAGAGAAAAAGCGGTCCAGACACTTTTCCAGCTGGATGGAATGGACTTGCCGGCTGAAGAAGCGATCGGCTATATAATCGAAGGGCCGGTTGACCCGTTTTACGAAACCCTCGTAAAGGGCACGAAAGAGCATCAGGAAGAAATTGATGAAGTCCTCATTTCGAAATTGGAGAATTGGTCACTCGCGCGTCTGCCTAAAATTGAACGGACAGTGCTCCGTCTGGCAGCATTTGAGCTGCTCTACAACGATGATGTGCCGCACAAAGTCGCTGTTAACGAAGCGATCGAGCTCTGCAAGACGTTCGGCGATGAAAAATCAGGACGGTTCGTGAACGGAGTCCTGTCGAAGTTTTAA